One region of Chryseobacterium muglaense genomic DNA includes:
- a CDS encoding cation:proton antiporter domain-containing protein → MMIGLDLPQIIAELGDISISKAIGYGVLITGVVILVRFISSYAAVIVTFIARNFVTVAASKNHGWGFPIFFGWSGMRGVISLAAALSIPVYLDNGELFPQRSLILFITFIVILLTLVVQGLTLPYLIKKLQLPSDDDDTSEEHVSSSIFREMTSETLDYLKDKHGDKMNDYPYVMTMVSKWEKKYDDVENVCRNDSSKNLYIELLEFQRQWLLRKNSEFKDLDEDVIKKHLMRLDLEEERLKYSSF, encoded by the coding sequence ATGATGATTGGTCTTGACCTTCCTCAAATTATAGCAGAACTTGGAGATATTAGTATTTCTAAAGCAATTGGATATGGTGTTTTAATTACAGGAGTAGTTATATTGGTTAGATTTATTTCGTCTTACGCTGCCGTGATTGTGACTTTCATTGCAAGGAATTTTGTAACAGTTGCAGCGTCTAAAAATCACGGTTGGGGATTCCCAATTTTCTTTGGATGGTCTGGAATGCGTGGTGTAATTTCATTAGCAGCAGCTCTTTCAATCCCTGTTTATTTAGATAATGGAGAGCTTTTCCCACAAAGAAGTCTAATTCTGTTTATTACATTTATTGTTATTTTATTGACGCTTGTTGTTCAAGGTTTAACCTTGCCGTATCTGATTAAAAAACTGCAACTACCGAGCGATGATGACGATACATCTGAAGAACACGTAAGTTCATCTATATTCAGAGAAATGACATCAGAAACACTAGATTATCTAAAAGATAAGCACGGTGATAAGATGAATGACTATCCGTATGTAATGACTATGGTCTCCAAATGGGAGAAAAAGTATGATGATGTTGAAAATGTGTGTAGAAATGATTCTTCTAAAAATTTATACATAGAACTTTTAGAATTTCAAAGACAGTGGTTATTACGGAAAAATTCGGAATTTAAGGATTTAGATGAAGATGTGATTAAAAAGCATTTGATGCGTTTAGATCTTGAAGAAGAACGACTTAAATATTCATCTTTCTAA
- a CDS encoding bestrophin family protein — protein MIINRKIPFKFLLNEIKLPLFAVALLGTAFGLLPRYYSEYTPDVSIQIASTLGIAISILLSYKINQSYNRWWEARTIWGSIVNDSRTLILRLQLYLGNENGHLQKISYYQIAWNYALEKSLRNQDAWSNFEGLLNDDDIAEIKRHSNIPLAISHLQLKAVKALFEKNLIDDLGRLQLENTINNLLASMGKTERIKNTIFPPTFGQILHIAIYLFVVLLSLSSSFHQNIDIVLQVFILISISMMFFFLEMLAHRLQNPFNNSPTDTPISALSRTIEINIRQLLNETEIPKSIEAQGFYLM, from the coding sequence ATGATTATCAACCGAAAAATTCCATTTAAGTTTCTGTTGAATGAAATTAAATTACCGTTGTTTGCTGTTGCTTTATTGGGAACGGCTTTTGGTTTATTACCCCGTTATTATTCGGAATATACGCCAGATGTATCCATTCAGATTGCTTCAACTTTGGGTATTGCAATCTCCATTCTCTTATCTTATAAAATCAATCAATCCTACAATCGTTGGTGGGAAGCTCGCACAATTTGGGGATCGATTGTTAATGATAGCCGTACATTAATTTTGCGACTGCAACTTTATTTGGGTAATGAAAATGGGCACTTGCAGAAAATTTCATATTATCAGATAGCTTGGAATTATGCGTTGGAAAAATCGTTGAGAAATCAGGATGCATGGTCCAATTTTGAAGGATTGTTGAACGACGATGACATTGCTGAAATAAAGAGGCATTCCAATATTCCGCTTGCTATTAGTCATTTGCAGTTAAAAGCTGTAAAAGCGTTATTTGAGAAGAATTTAATTGATGATTTAGGACGTCTTCAGTTAGAAAATACAATTAATAATTTATTGGCATCTATGGGGAAAACTGAAAGGATAAAAAATACAATTTTCCCTCCAACCTTTGGGCAAATATTGCATATTGCTATTTACTTGTTTGTTGTACTTTTAAGTCTTTCTTCTTCATTTCATCAGAATATTGATATTGTACTGCAAGTTTTTATTCTTATTTCAATTTCAATGATGTTCTTTTTTCTGGAAATGTTGGCACATAGACTTCAAAATCCGTTCAATAATAGCCCTACTGATACACCAATATCAGCACTGTCACGTACAATAGAAATTAATATTCGACAATTATTAAATGAGACCGAAATCCCTAAGTCTATTGAAGCCCAAGGATTTTATCTTATGTAA
- the pgi gene encoding glucose-6-phosphate isomerase: MLPSVQLKNTQAFQKLAAHFEDTKDVQIKDLFSKDPQRFSSFSILWNDILFDYSKNRITKETFDLLLELANEVKLQEAIEKMFAGDKINATEGRPVLHTALRQPKDAVVLVDGINVVPQVYEVLEQIQTFTEDVLSGTWKGYTGKQITDIVNIGIGGSDLGPVMVTEALKAYKTHLNLHFVSNVDGTHLSEVLKNVNPETTLFLIASKTFITQETMTNGRSARTWLINSGAKEEDVEKHFVALSTNEAEVKKFGINPKNMFVFWDWVGGRYSLWSAIGLSISLGIGFNNFKALLEGANETDQHFQNSALDQNIPVIMALLGVWYINFYGAETLGIFPYDQYLHRFASYFQQGDMESNGKYIDRNGKVVNYQTGPIVWGEPGTNGQHAFYQLLHQGTKLIPSDFIAPAKSLNPLGEHHKILLSNFFAQTEALMNGKSEEEVIAELKAAGKSDAEVNQQKKYKVFQGNRPTNSFLLEKITPKSLGKLIALYEHKIFVQGVIWNIFSFDQWGVELGKQLATVILSELEEDDKIVSHDSSTNGLIDQYKTWR; this comes from the coding sequence ATGTTACCATCAGTTCAATTAAAAAATACGCAAGCATTTCAGAAGCTTGCAGCACATTTCGAGGACACAAAAGATGTGCAGATTAAGGATTTATTTTCAAAAGATCCACAACGATTTTCTTCGTTTTCTATCTTATGGAATGATATTTTGTTCGATTATTCAAAGAACAGAATCACAAAAGAAACATTTGATTTATTGCTTGAATTAGCAAATGAAGTGAAACTTCAGGAAGCTATTGAAAAGATGTTCGCAGGCGATAAAATTAATGCAACAGAAGGAAGACCTGTTTTGCATACTGCATTAAGACAACCAAAAGACGCAGTTGTTCTTGTTGATGGAATCAATGTTGTTCCACAAGTTTATGAAGTGCTTGAACAAATCCAAACTTTTACCGAAGATGTACTTTCAGGCACATGGAAAGGATATACTGGAAAACAAATTACCGATATTGTTAATATCGGTATCGGTGGTTCTGACCTTGGACCTGTAATGGTTACTGAAGCTTTAAAAGCATACAAAACGCATTTAAACTTGCATTTTGTTTCCAATGTTGATGGTACTCATTTGTCAGAAGTTTTAAAAAATGTAAATCCTGAAACCACACTTTTCCTTATTGCATCCAAAACATTTATCACACAAGAAACCATGACCAATGGACGTAGTGCACGTACTTGGTTGATTAATTCTGGTGCTAAAGAAGAAGATGTAGAAAAACACTTCGTCGCGCTAAGTACTAATGAAGCTGAAGTGAAAAAATTCGGAATCAATCCTAAAAATATGTTTGTTTTCTGGGATTGGGTTGGCGGAAGATATTCATTGTGGTCTGCAATTGGCCTGTCTATCAGTCTTGGAATCGGCTTTAATAATTTCAAAGCGTTATTAGAAGGTGCTAACGAAACCGATCAACATTTTCAGAACAGTGCGTTAGATCAAAATATCCCTGTTATCATGGCTTTACTTGGTGTATGGTATATTAATTTCTATGGTGCTGAAACATTAGGAATATTCCCGTACGACCAATATTTGCATCGCTTTGCTTCTTATTTTCAGCAAGGAGATATGGAAAGTAATGGAAAATATATTGATCGCAATGGTAAGGTAGTCAACTATCAAACTGGTCCAATAGTTTGGGGCGAACCTGGTACCAACGGACAGCACGCATTTTATCAATTACTTCATCAAGGTACAAAACTTATCCCTTCGGATTTCATCGCACCAGCTAAGAGCTTAAATCCACTTGGCGAACACCACAAAATATTACTTTCTAACTTCTTTGCACAAACTGAAGCCTTAATGAATGGCAAATCAGAAGAAGAAGTAATTGCAGAATTGAAAGCCGCTGGAAAATCAGACGCAGAAGTCAATCAGCAAAAGAAGTATAAAGTATTTCAAGGAAACCGTCCTACTAATTCATTCTTGTTGGAAAAAATAACACCAAAATCTTTGGGGAAACTTATCGCTTTGTATGAACATAAAATTTTTGTTCAGGGTGTGATTTGGAATATTTTCAGCTTCGACCAATGGGGAGTAGAATTAGGTAAACAATTGGCTACCGTAATTCTTTCAGAGCTTGAAGAAGATGATAAGATTGTAAGTCACGATTCATCCACCAATGGATTGATCGATCAATATAAAACTTGGCGTTAA
- the uvrB gene encoding excinuclease ABC subunit UvrB, whose product MSKDTFILHSKYIPSGDQPDAIARIVSGIESGATHQTLKGITGSGKTFTMANIIHQLNRPTMILAPNKTLTAQLYDEMKRFFPENAVEFFVSYYDYFQPEMYLPGSDRFVEKDSSINEHLERLRLSTTKSLIERRDTIVVASVSSIYGLGDPKDYKELQIHLSLGRAIQLDKLEQSLAHLQYDRTERKLKRGTYRIDEDTIDIFPADSESNAVQLILSNGVIATLRLIDAATGNFIEDLAQYAVSPKTLFAPSKGQAKAAAEQILIELEERVEQLNNENRLEEADRLYERITNDVEMLRTAGYCSGMENYASYFSGRDPKLPPTTLLDYLPKDGLLFIDESHVMIPQISAMFKGDQARKDTLIDYGFRLPSSKYNHPLSFEEFEKIKPQAVFVSATPGNYELNISKERVVEQVVRPTGLLDPIVEVRPLTDAIDDLLGEIKTCVDAGNRVLITTLTKASAENLNEYIGSKGFRTRYLHSDFKTTERTEILDSLRVGDFDILIGISLLREGLDIPEASLIAIMDADRAGFLRSASALLQMIGRVARNVNGKAIMYADKITPAMQLAIDETRGRRKRQIAYNEEHHVSPVSSIRRLNSDTAEDNKTVTHSEQFCENLEELCDRITNLEHQLIAASDEQDEKAIKEVRLQLDVLYRQFIYV is encoded by the coding sequence ATGTCAAAAGATACTTTTATATTACATTCAAAATATATACCGTCAGGAGATCAGCCTGATGCCATTGCACGAATTGTTTCAGGTATTGAATCTGGTGCAACTCATCAAACATTGAAAGGTATTACAGGGTCTGGGAAGACTTTTACGATGGCTAACATTATTCATCAACTGAATAGACCTACGATGATTCTTGCCCCAAACAAAACACTTACTGCACAACTTTATGATGAAATGAAGCGGTTCTTTCCCGAAAACGCAGTTGAGTTCTTTGTTTCTTATTACGATTATTTTCAACCCGAAATGTATCTTCCCGGAAGTGACCGTTTTGTAGAGAAAGATTCTTCAATAAATGAACATTTAGAAAGATTACGTCTTTCAACCACAAAATCACTTATCGAACGTAGAGATACCATTGTGGTAGCTTCTGTGTCTTCTATTTATGGACTTGGCGATCCGAAAGATTATAAAGAATTACAAATTCATCTTTCATTAGGACGAGCTATTCAATTGGATAAATTGGAACAAAGCTTGGCTCATTTACAATACGATCGTACCGAACGAAAATTGAAGCGCGGTACTTATAGAATTGATGAAGATACTATTGATATTTTTCCTGCTGATTCAGAATCCAACGCCGTGCAATTAATACTAAGCAATGGTGTAATTGCTACATTGCGATTAATAGACGCTGCAACAGGAAATTTTATTGAAGATTTAGCACAATACGCAGTATCTCCAAAAACGCTTTTTGCACCATCAAAAGGACAAGCAAAGGCAGCAGCAGAACAAATCTTAATTGAGTTGGAAGAACGTGTAGAACAATTAAATAATGAAAATAGATTAGAAGAAGCAGACCGCCTTTATGAAAGAATTACCAATGATGTAGAAATGTTGAGAACTGCTGGATATTGTTCAGGTATGGAAAATTATGCAAGCTATTTTAGTGGTAGAGATCCAAAATTACCACCAACAACTCTGCTTGATTATTTGCCAAAAGATGGACTTTTGTTCATTGATGAATCCCACGTTATGATTCCGCAAATCTCAGCAATGTTCAAGGGTGATCAGGCTCGTAAAGATACATTAATTGATTATGGTTTCAGGCTTCCTTCTTCAAAATACAACCATCCTTTGAGTTTTGAAGAATTTGAAAAAATTAAACCACAAGCAGTTTTTGTTTCGGCTACTCCGGGAAATTATGAATTGAATATTTCTAAAGAGCGGGTTGTTGAGCAAGTTGTAAGACCAACTGGACTTCTTGACCCAATTGTAGAAGTACGTCCATTAACTGATGCTATTGATGATTTATTGGGCGAAATTAAAACTTGTGTAGATGCTGGCAATCGTGTTTTAATTACAACTTTAACAAAAGCATCAGCTGAAAACCTAAACGAATACATCGGAAGCAAAGGTTTTCGTACAAGATATTTGCATTCAGACTTCAAAACAACAGAAAGAACGGAGATTTTGGACAGTCTGAGAGTTGGTGATTTTGACATTTTGATAGGCATTAGCTTATTGCGTGAAGGCTTAGATATCCCAGAGGCTTCATTAATTGCAATTATGGATGCTGATCGTGCAGGATTCTTACGTTCAGCAAGTGCCCTTTTACAGATGATTGGTCGAGTAGCTCGAAATGTTAATGGAAAGGCAATTATGTACGCAGATAAGATTACACCTGCAATGCAACTTGCTATTGATGAGACAAGAGGCCGTAGAAAACGTCAAATTGCCTATAATGAAGAGCATCATGTTTCTCCAGTTTCTTCGATAAGAAGATTAAATTCTGATACCGCTGAAGATAATAAAACAGTTACACATTCTGAACAATTCTGTGAGAATCTTGAAGAGCTTTGTGATCGTATCACGAACTTGGAACATCAGCTTATTGCTGCATCTGACGAACAGGACGAAAAAGCTATAAAAGAAGTTCGACTTCAATTGGATGTTTTATATAGACAGTTTATTTATGTTTGA
- a CDS encoding RteC domain-containing protein, giving the protein MEKYYNEILNKLETSIIELEVDTDCSLHRIETVINIILKCLGEVKKYVVQNGFNSIDEEIYFFKHQKPAIVSKLIYYNAVYKIETKKPYGAKPIKKYLNDELKKLKRFFDNNLEFYKYYRTNNSFIDDKLFVRGKHDVKLSIDTYYFEADHSFSTSHDYKAAKIIANDLIQVYLEDQLHNVNQKKTSDNSNLIWTGSKAALTELIYALHSQGVFDNGNADIKNIAKTFEQAFDVNLGDFYHTYLELKNRKMNRAKFLDSLRDSLIKRMEEHEEL; this is encoded by the coding sequence ATGGAAAAATACTATAACGAAATATTAAACAAGTTGGAAACTTCAATCATTGAATTAGAAGTCGATACTGACTGCTCTTTACACAGGATCGAAACAGTTATAAATATTATTCTTAAATGTTTAGGCGAAGTAAAAAAATATGTCGTTCAAAATGGATTTAATAGTATTGATGAGGAAATCTACTTTTTTAAACATCAAAAACCTGCCATTGTTTCAAAGCTTATTTATTACAATGCTGTTTACAAAATAGAAACGAAAAAACCATACGGTGCAAAGCCAATAAAGAAGTATCTCAATGACGAACTGAAAAAACTAAAACGCTTTTTTGACAACAACCTCGAATTTTACAAGTATTATAGAACTAATAATTCTTTTATTGATGATAAACTATTTGTGCGTGGAAAGCACGATGTAAAGCTAAGTATAGACACTTATTATTTTGAGGCTGACCATAGTTTTTCAACTTCACACGATTACAAAGCTGCAAAAATTATTGCTAATGACTTAATACAAGTTTACCTTGAAGATCAACTTCATAATGTAAATCAGAAAAAGACTTCGGATAATTCTAATTTGATTTGGACGGGTAGTAAAGCTGCATTGACCGAACTAATATATGCACTACATTCGCAAGGTGTATTTGACAATGGAAATGCAGATATAAAAAATATCGCCAAAACCTTTGAACAAGCATTTGATGTTAATTTAGGAGATTTCTACCATACCTATTTGGAACTGAAAAACCGAAAAATGAACAGAGCAAAATTCTTAGACAGCTTACGTGATTCATTGATTAAAAGAATGGAAGAACATGAGGAGTTGTAA
- a CDS encoding cation:proton antiporter, with translation MEEKVIFYIILIVVITLLIIMAKKIKVAYPILLVLAGLAISFIPHVPMITIDPKLIFIIFLPPLLYESAWNISWKQLWKWRRIIISFAFLVVFFTAFAVGITAWYFIPGFTLALGFLLGGIVSPPDAVSAGAILKNVKIPKSSSSILEGESLLNDASSLIVVFFAVAAVMTGKFVWYEALGSFVWMVIGGIGIGLLIGKIFMEVHKKLETDANIDTIFTLVAPYIMYLLAEEVHASGVLSVVSGGLFLSYNQHKFLSSSSRLRAISVGTV, from the coding sequence ATGGAAGAAAAGGTTATCTTTTATATAATCCTTATTGTTGTCATTACTTTATTGATTATAATGGCAAAAAAGATCAAAGTTGCATATCCCATTCTGTTGGTTTTAGCAGGGCTTGCGATTAGTTTCATTCCACATGTTCCAATGATTACGATTGATCCTAAGCTTATTTTTATTATTTTTTTACCACCATTACTTTACGAATCTGCATGGAATATTTCGTGGAAACAACTTTGGAAATGGAGAAGAATCATAATCAGCTTTGCCTTTTTAGTTGTTTTCTTTACTGCATTCGCTGTTGGGATAACAGCTTGGTACTTTATACCAGGTTTTACATTAGCTTTAGGATTTTTGTTAGGAGGAATTGTTTCCCCTCCTGATGCGGTTAGCGCTGGGGCTATTTTAAAAAATGTAAAAATACCAAAGAGTTCATCATCAATTCTTGAGGGAGAAAGCCTATTAAATGATGCATCATCTTTAATTGTTGTTTTCTTTGCCGTAGCAGCTGTAATGACAGGGAAATTTGTTTGGTATGAAGCTTTAGGAAGCTTTGTTTGGATGGTTATTGGAGGTATAGGTATTGGTCTTCTGATAGGGAAAATATTTATGGAAGTGCATAAGAAACTAGAAACCGATGCCAATATAGATACTATTTTTACATTGGTAGCGCCTTATATTATGTATCTTCTTGCAGAAGAAGTACATGCTTCGGGTGTATTATCGGTAGTTTCTGGTGGACTTTTTCTATCATACAATCAACATAAATTTTTGAGCAGCTCTTCACGTTTACGCGCTATAAGCGTTGGAACTGTTTAG
- the uvrA gene encoding excinuclease ABC subunit UvrA: protein MSVPDVEAIHGLPPAVALQQSRGGTTVRSTVGSVTTISNLLRMLYSRAGDYPANQSIIYAEGFSANTPEGACPKCHGIGRIYDVTEKSMVPNDSLTIRERAVEAWPSAWQGQNLREILMTLGFDVDKPWKDLPQKDRDWILFTDETPTVPVYSGLSAPEVKRALELNLPASYMGTFTGAKRYVLQTFANTNSQMMKRRVSQYMLNTECPVCHGKRLKRESLSVKFDGYDIIDLSNLSLSQLMDIFTSYAEGQFLNKEKDKFPEKAIVAQNIAIDLVARLKIMIDLGLGYLSLERSTPSVSPGELQRLRLATQVHSNLFGVIYVLDEPSAGLHPADTEALFTVLQKLKDVGNSMFIVEHEVDIIRHCDWIVDVGPEAGTNGGEILYSGTLEGLQSVERSLTRHYITPKPIAKKKVRKAEQWLQVNNVTRNNIQNLDVSFPLGVLTSITGTSGSGKSSLVSQALVDLVSDYLGQEIEEAKEEQSELLQENIIHTSGVITDGMQNIKRLVRVDQKPIGRTPRSNLATYTGLFDRIRQLFAETPMAKSRKYDVGRFSFNVAKGRCTHCKGEGFVMVELLFLPSVYTPCPTCKGTRYNEKTLEVTYNNKNIAKVLDLTVDEAWNFFQHDKSLRQSLDVLKQVGLGYIRLGQPATELSGGEAQRIKLASELQRTQRGKTLYILDEPTTGLHPSDVEKLIGQLNFLVDAGNTVITIEHDMHVVASSDWVIDIGPGAGKDGGQIVAEGTPVEVAKNTKSKTAKYLAEYV from the coding sequence ATGTCTGTTCCAGATGTTGAAGCTATTCATGGTCTTCCGCCAGCGGTTGCTCTGCAACAAAGCCGTGGAGGAACAACTGTACGTTCTACCGTAGGAAGTGTTACCACCATTTCTAATTTACTACGGATGTTGTATTCCAGAGCTGGAGATTATCCTGCCAACCAGTCTATTATTTATGCGGAAGGATTTTCTGCAAATACACCTGAAGGAGCTTGTCCAAAATGTCATGGTATTGGTCGTATTTATGATGTTACGGAAAAATCTATGGTGCCGAATGATTCATTGACTATACGAGAAAGAGCAGTTGAGGCATGGCCATCAGCATGGCAAGGACAGAATCTTCGTGAAATATTAATGACTTTGGGTTTCGATGTGGATAAACCATGGAAAGATCTACCACAAAAAGATCGTGACTGGATTTTATTTACGGATGAAACGCCAACTGTTCCGGTTTATTCAGGGTTATCGGCTCCGGAGGTAAAAAGAGCTTTGGAATTGAATCTGCCTGCAAGTTATATGGGAACATTCACCGGTGCAAAACGATATGTTCTTCAAACTTTTGCTAATACAAACAGCCAAATGATGAAACGAAGAGTTTCACAATATATGCTGAATACAGAATGTCCTGTATGTCATGGAAAAAGACTTAAAAGAGAATCATTATCTGTAAAATTTGATGGATATGATATTATTGATCTGTCCAATCTATCCCTTTCACAATTGATGGATATTTTTACGTCTTATGCCGAAGGACAATTTTTAAATAAAGAAAAAGATAAATTTCCTGAAAAAGCTATAGTAGCCCAAAATATCGCTATTGATCTTGTCGCAAGATTAAAAATCATGATTGATCTAGGACTTGGATACCTTTCATTAGAACGTAGTACACCAAGTGTATCTCCTGGAGAATTACAAAGATTGCGATTGGCAACACAGGTGCACTCTAATCTTTTTGGAGTAATTTATGTTTTGGACGAGCCCTCCGCTGGACTACATCCTGCTGATACCGAAGCGTTATTTACGGTACTTCAAAAACTAAAGGATGTTGGTAATTCCATGTTTATTGTTGAGCACGAAGTGGATATCATCAGGCACTGTGATTGGATTGTTGATGTTGGCCCAGAAGCAGGAACCAACGGTGGAGAAATATTGTACAGTGGTACTTTAGAGGGCTTACAATCGGTCGAAAGATCATTGACCCGTCATTATATCACCCCAAAACCTATAGCTAAAAAGAAGGTTAGAAAAGCAGAGCAATGGTTGCAAGTAAATAATGTTACCCGAAATAATATTCAGAATCTTGATGTGTCCTTTCCATTAGGAGTTCTTACCAGTATTACCGGAACATCGGGTTCTGGGAAAAGCAGCTTAGTAAGTCAGGCGTTGGTGGATTTAGTTTCAGATTATTTAGGACAAGAGATAGAAGAAGCTAAAGAAGAACAGTCAGAATTATTACAAGAAAATATTATTCACACCTCAGGTGTAATAACTGATGGTATGCAAAATATAAAACGATTGGTAAGAGTAGATCAAAAACCAATTGGTAGAACGCCGAGATCAAATCTGGCAACTTATACAGGTTTGTTTGACAGAATACGACAGCTTTTTGCGGAAACCCCGATGGCTAAAAGTCGCAAATATGATGTAGGTAGATTTTCATTTAATGTAGCCAAAGGTCGTTGTACACATTGTAAAGGCGAAGGATTTGTTATGGTAGAATTATTATTTCTTCCAAGTGTTTATACACCATGTCCAACTTGCAAAGGAACACGATACAATGAAAAAACGCTAGAGGTAACGTATAACAACAAAAATATTGCTAAAGTGTTGGATCTGACCGTAGATGAAGCTTGGAATTTCTTTCAGCATGATAAATCATTACGCCAAAGTTTAGATGTATTAAAGCAAGTTGGCTTAGGGTATATTCGTTTAGGACAACCAGCAACCGAGTTATCAGGTGGTGAGGCACAACGTATTAAATTAGCTTCAGAATTACAGCGTACGCAGCGTGGTAAAACATTATATATTTTGGATGAACCAACAACAGGTTTACATCCATCTGATGTTGAAAAACTGATTGGTCAGCTTAATTTTCTGGTTGATGCAGGAAATACAGTTATCACAATCGAACATGATATGCACGTGGTGGCTTCAAGTGACTGGGTAATCGATATTGGCCCCGGTGCAGGGAAAGATGGCGGACAAATTGTAGCAGAAGGTACTCCGGTAGAAGTTGCGAAAAACACAAAAAGTAAAACAGCTAAATATTTGGCGGAGTATGTTTAA
- a CDS encoding iron-containing alcohol dehydrogenase: protein MSKLFVASEVFHGAGSLSELKNLSGKKAIIVTGGQSMKKSGTLDRAKAFLTEAGLETIVFDGVEEDPSSATSLKGAEIMREFQPDWIVGLGGCSAIDAAKMMWVFYEHPDADFEAMTKPFSVPTLRQKAKFVAIPSTSGTGTETTGLAVITDKEKGVKYPIVSYELTPDIAIVDGEICATMPAHITSNTGLDALTHCVEAYVSNIEDNYADVLAKGGLEIVFDNLEEAVNNPTNIKARQNMHDASFMGGLAFNNAWLGIVHSLSHQVGALYGIPHGAANAIFLPNVIRYNQTETTRYPNLAKIVGKETAEELAQEIEKLRASVNNIGSLKAFGISREDWDKNLDYITKNALEDPCTGFNPRKPSLQDLKDLYNACYEGVIYQN from the coding sequence ATGAGTAAGTTATTTGTTGCCAGCGAAGTATTTCATGGTGCTGGAAGTTTATCAGAATTGAAAAATCTATCTGGAAAAAAAGCAATCATTGTGACTGGTGGACAATCAATGAAAAAAAGCGGAACGTTAGATCGTGCAAAAGCATTCTTAACAGAAGCTGGATTGGAAACTATTGTTTTTGATGGTGTTGAAGAAGATCCATCATCAGCGACAAGTCTTAAAGGAGCAGAAATTATGCGTGAGTTCCAACCAGACTGGATTGTTGGTCTTGGTGGTTGTTCAGCGATTGATGCCGCTAAAATGATGTGGGTATTCTACGAACATCCAGATGCAGATTTTGAAGCGATGACAAAACCTTTCAGTGTTCCAACATTACGTCAAAAGGCAAAATTCGTAGCAATTCCTTCTACAAGTGGTACAGGAACTGAAACAACAGGTTTAGCGGTTATTACCGATAAAGAAAAAGGGGTTAAATATCCAATTGTTTCTTATGAACTAACACCAGATATTGCGATTGTTGATGGAGAAATTTGTGCTACTATGCCAGCTCATATCACGTCAAACACTGGTTTAGATGCATTAACACATTGTGTTGAAGCATACGTTTCAAATATTGAAGACAATTATGCAGACGTATTAGCTAAAGGTGGTTTAGAAATCGTATTCGACAATCTTGAAGAAGCTGTAAATAATCCAACAAATATTAAAGCTCGTCAAAATATGCACGACGCTTCATTTATGGGGGGCTTAGCGTTCAATAACGCTTGGTTAGGAATTGTACACTCATTATCACATCAAGTAGGTGCCCTTTATGGTATTCCACACGGTGCAGCTAATGCGATTTTCCTTCCGAATGTTATCCGTTACAATCAAACAGAAACAACAAGATACCCTAATTTGGCAAAAATTGTTGGAAAAGAAACTGCTGAGGAATTAGCACAAGAAATCGAAAAACTAAGAGCTTCGGTAAACAATATCGGTTCTTTGAAAGCTTTTGGAATATCTCGTGAAGATTGGGACAAAAACTTGGATTACATTACCAAAAATGCTTTGGAAGATCCATGTACAGGTTTTAATCCACGTAAACCAAGTCTTCAAGACTTAAAAGATCTTTATAACGCTTGTTATGAAGGTGTGATTTACCAAAATTAA